Within Equus caballus isolate H_3958 breed thoroughbred unplaced genomic scaffold, TB-T2T haplotype2-0000448, whole genome shotgun sequence, the genomic segment acaggtctgctggcaggagagaagtggcaagccctttggaacttgccgtagccttgcaaaattgcaccttgcagcagaggtgaattcctgcggggtgcgctcgcatggggtgccccgtccagtcccatacacacccctgcccttcctcagatttggcagagatgattctgggaactggtctgggcatcccatagctccacggccaacaattgctggtgactgtggaagatctgagcaaacaggaggggacggggaagagggcgggagagagcgattgtggacaggctcagcagccaggcagagaaagtgagcgcccaagaaggatgtgctgacagcaccaggaaagagaggagacgctggtgcccctgagatggagcccggcacttcactgacgtctccttgaagggtcccacgttttcttgcttgagctcttgcaacttcaagacataccaatccttttcttttattaaactcctctgtgggacgtaggaagcatagacagggatttcttgtggaggagagactggatttcagctgagtagagcaaggagggctttccgtttcacggtgctctcgcattttcctttccgaagtatattatttatctgcgcttgaaagtcacagagagttaccgattcgcgggatgattccgttgtcgccctcacagcgacacagtaaaacctacctagtcggaatggatcattccttctgtgcaatactccggtagactccaaagatcatttcaaaagcgctggtatatctctgttctcaaataagaggtctgcttccaggtctccatttttctgctctttattgcatgttaattcagagttgcaaggaggaaagaccacatttgcctcaatctttagatctctatgtgctggaaattggattcacagaaatggacaaggcctttgagggatcgtgctgtcaacagagaccttttccggcatcagcaacgtgacaataaaccgctgcttgttaggacttgattgtctattggagggatggagcttgcagtattatggaaatcctctttagaattgcttaccttcacgtgacagatttatcagtttctgagagtgatgtgttaaaataacctagggtggcgcagggcttaaactggcccactccactttggaggcccggcattggcacgttcgggtcacggttgtggacattcacaccgcttatcgggccatgctgtggcagacatcccacgtgttaaatagaggaagatgggcacagatcttagcccaaggctagtcttcctcaagcgaaaaaaaaaaaaaaaaccgaggaagattggcaatggatgttagctcagggtgaatcttagcccttgggcatcttcagctgtggtcatttgcaaaatatgtagaccatgcatgtactgggcaagcccaggcaggacagcgcagccggcctcccgcctgggtgcttggggctgcttgttgtggagcctctgctggaaccgtctgggtggattcagtgcagagaatgatgacaacggactgccttgcttcaccctcagagtttcccctgagttttctccatcttgacatgcaaagcagacactgtctggagccctcgtgttcctctgggactcgggcttccctctgctcctcagcctggagaggaggaagcccacgtgtggacttcaggagattcctgaccgcgttttgtgggctagcacgtcctgggcttgaagtccccagggaatgagcagaatccaatccaggtaggactgccatgacccagacccttcaggaaggcaggttatggtcccctaaccaggcagagcaccatgaccagccgcggggtttgtggagggcgaagggaagatgaaatgggtcctggaagaaggtgcttataaataccagctaccgagagggaaccagctgcaaaaccgtgcatttgaggagtatgagtattatttcttgattctgtttggaataagttagagtgcatgatatatttgtgtgtgagtgaacatatatatatagctctctctctaaaatttatatcaaagtaacataaagactgatgagatacaggtgctgcacatgtgggcctctttttgctggcgatcagttcatttttggccattggaagcccaaagaggcagcgagttattgtcctctgccgtctggtaggctcatgacaaacaaagcgctgcaaccaaagggtcggctctcaggagcctcacggccctgtgagggaaaccccttggacacggtgtcttcctcctgggcctgcactagccttgggacttggcacttctctttctctgtggcgggaaggtacagccggctccggcttccatttagaaagtcaccttcctggatggctgtgccataccaagaagggcctgggctgctgggaaccagcatttctcctcagctgctggccgtactgaggaggcctccctggcagggttcacgctgctgtgtgtctgggtgacacttgcagccatcagaaaggaggggagaactcagaagggccaagcacttcctgtggtcctagtcttacagggtctttcccggggtggggtggggggggggcgttcaaaatgccaggtggtaaccctctagctcctggtcaccgggtgggttcttggagtgagctcggagcagtgtctgctcaccaccagactggaaccatttaagtgttttaattttgtcaggctgtgtttacccgtcatccgtttgcttgcgttccctgctggacccctcaaccaccctcctctcacgactcatctctgaaagcttccaacgggaaaggttcacacccacaccataaacggagcataaggctgggcaagagaacacagccctccgaggggctgcatggtttataggctcaggtcctcctgccccgttaggatgagtcagaaacaacatgcctgagtgtgtgaacaggtgattgcctgagaccacacacctcagaaccacaggggcccagatgtcaccctgggcagcgagggagagtataggtcattctttggccaggattagggtatctaatgtttgcaaagcagactccacccgtgatccgtcagaccctgccagggaggagtggccacgaggtacgggacagagaggccgaggcattcgagggaatttctgcccttccaagaattgcagaaggaagtgcacggaggcaggaaatcctggtggacaaggagcagtgatgcgtcgggaaggatgcccagatgtagccttcaaagctgcatcacagatctgtccccctggataccaaacttgcagggaaaggaattcggagccgtggaccaggatcccagaggattccaatccaggtgaagggtgaacatggagcccccagaggggccgggggagggagggtcctgcctgcccttagtccatctgcacatgaccttctccggccttgaccctccacatgcacgttttgagcttttacatcgttctctgcacttagagctgctgctgtccagagcctcattagaaaacgacaagttcctaacatctggtgaagaggaacctccacaagagaagccgaaaacgtggcctctcctccaaaggggtggaaaagcagccactgtcctggggcaggtcgtggtgctggcccgtgccattttaaagacacccgcattccagtggttgttgctctgcctgtgaaagtacctccaccctctaaatgccaggagctctgggtgctgtctctgctcctggcccacgtgaaccacactgaaatgaagccgtcctctgagtaagggggggcgcggaggtgtccctcagtatccagggaggggcctggcccttctcccttctctcacatacaataagccgagaccctgcaagatttcttcattccaggaggaacgcgagagtctgtgtctccttgacacgagcacaggaggggaaagaaccagaccgtgactcgcaggctggaacagaaacaggattttaacatcaaattcaaaactagcactaactactaacacgaaagaaatacggccccttcccaagtggtaaacaggcgctggggtggagctgccaggcctgtggggtggggtcgtcccctccctcttgggctccagggctcccaggaaaaggcttagaatgttcttctccccatcagcatgggaggagccggcctggggccccgcgtgtttcccagccgcgtccccgccgctgaagagcaggctgcactcgagctgttggaaggaccgggatctgccactgttgctgggttctgcgtcaggggtctggtgactgaagagaagacactgatgattgggggggtcacaccagtatcccagcccaacacctcagccccactgcattctgctccaaaccttgtcctgagtgttcagtcaacactaccccattgtccctgacatgggagctggcatttcgcttcccccatttcacagaagaggaagctgagtcccacaaaggtcaagggaattgtccctcacaggcctggtcagcagtggagctgggatccccgtgccggctgtccatctccctaggcccgtgcttagcccgaagctttccggagcccctggcttcagtccctgcctgtctggacactcaccgagccctgagctgagagacgcgcggttcttcttgggcaggaaaaaccggcgcatcttgccggccctctcctgtgggggctccaggtggcaggacaggctgtagctaaaggacagaggggacttttcagctaccgggagccacacctcaggtgaccctcccagagacggccagcagttggagtcccagggccccacgggtgaccatgcgacaagccccgggactgacccggaagccacgggcacgggctccctggagctggccatcagagagagtccgccttgccctcaccaactcctgccccgcctcacctctcatcctcgctgaggggctccatggcctcgaaccaggccccaaatcgctcctcagcctcaatgtggtaaagatggactgcctcctggagcaggaagatctgctcggtgactttgaattcctgggagaaaggacatgatgcagacggggcctgggtgggggaccgtgctggggactcagacaggtgagaagagggtcaaggagctggtctggggtcttggcccacatgggaaccctccttccctccaattccgtgcaggacttgctcgttctcacagttggcttgaaatagctcctcctgcaggaaggtgtccttggtgccagccccttcccccacgcaccaatgggacggctttcccagctctgggtgccgaactctcccaaggaaagcaaggcccaaggcatcgggccagagaaggtcttccccggaggagtctctgattgccacagccccaccctccgcacggggaggccacagctgctcacctcactccttttctcaaaattgatctcatttccctggaaggcagagagccaaagcccatgagcaacagcccccttagcccatagctagcccccgtctccaccctttctcaggttgcactaccagcagggtcgaccagggagcaggcgctaccagaaacgggaatgggtcccgggcaagactctgagctccagagcaaggaggccacggggctatggctcagggacattctaagacagccctctctgacagacagacagactgaggcctcaggcaggaagggatgctcagccactcgtgtgcttcctgccttggaggggcctggcttcactccctgcaggggcggggcctgagggagaggctgagtccagctcagacacaccctccagcagctccgcagtcaggcagcctggactggcggctcacctggatcctatattcactcatcactaagatggccatgacacccagctcccggggtggctgtgaggccctcacgagaggactctgccaagggttgtgagctcaggcctcagtgcaagtctctcctcccaaatctccgaatcctgatccccagctccacctccaggctcactcacctccaggtaatcctccatgttggtgtccagcagcagtaggtaattgaggaatgtgccaaggaaggggatgagcccctgtgccagcggggtggagacggtgatgagatcccgctctcaggagccgtcaaagacctctcctccactcctcaccccagcctcctgcccagcccaagctacccacctaggcggcctccccccaatttcctcctcttctctcctccaggaaccccaaactcctccaggcacctcccagcagccggctctggcaaaacccagggtacgtggtccccgcccctccctgtcccaaatccgttgtgcgcccatccgttccaggcctcctcctggtcacttccaatgcaggcatttcaggtctgtggcaccaggagcagggctggaggagaaaggctccctctctgctggtagagacctccggctaggaaggggagtcccctctcctgcgactcctgggcccctcctccacaggcacccttaccttctgggcacctgtggggcccgtctccaggctggtcaacatagaggtcgcctcctgccagggtgttgacagggccagtgagccgacgctcccctccaagtgtcctcccagacccctcccagatcggggaccctggacatgtggccccagtcacctggtgcccctgcggctcccgcctccagggtgctctgattccagagccatcccagctccaacactcactcctgtgtgaccttgggcccgcccaggcctccctgaacctgttacctcgtctggaaggtttgacgaactctgtctgcctcccacagtctcctgaggcccaagcgtcatctgaccgtcatcactgctctccgctcaagcctgcctctggagccaggtccaagctccccacattcctccccacccttgagcctcggcacccactgtgaggcctgcaccacggctcatctccctctggctcccagatgaggagaccaaggcccacacaggggcagggacttgctcagggggccccagaggagaggctgctccccctcccagccacaggcccctgtctcctctgccttcacaccaccctctgcccagccgctgaccacagtgctgtcctcgggactctcaggctgtgttcgggcccccagctgggccgagccacggatggagggagatgaggtgtctcaggaggcctggtcaagtggcttctgccagccccaacgcccaggagtctctgatcccaggccgaggccaaggccttgctaaagccctcagctccctaggatcccctcagggagttcccctgcacagaattctttcttcatccgctcaggatggggaccccgaatgccacgtctgactagcaggggagggggcgaccagggcactgcggggtggcatttcctttctgttttacgaggaaacttctgacgtctgggcgggaaggatccctgaagaagccatcagttccctgggcacttgcccttgccctccggggcacatgtcatcgccaacaaggacctgggtgagcatcccactgggactgtctgcagcgcccactttaggggccagagtggggagtcaccgaggggacacagatctgtccca encodes:
- the LOC138922080 gene encoding ral guanine nucleotide dissociation stimulator-like; the encoded protein is MTLGPQETVGGRQSSSNLPDEEATSMLTSLETGPTGAQKGLIPFLGTFLNYLLLLDTNMEDYLEGNEINFEKRSEEFKVTEQIFLLQEAVHLYHIEAEERFGAWFEAMEPLSEDESYSLSCHLEPPQERAGKMRRFFLPKKNRASLSSGLVTRPLTQNPATVADPGPSNSSSAACSSAAGTRLGNTRGPRPAPPMLMGRRTF